CGATTGAATGATTTAAAAGAGAGAATTGAAAATGAACCAAATCCTTTTATACAGGCATAATTAAAAAGTTAGTAAGCCTTCCTCTATTCGCAATAAACGATTATATTTTGCTAATCGTTCACCGCGAGAACATCCTCCAGCCTTTATATGACTGGCACTAACACCAACAGCAAGATCTGCGATAAATGAATCATTTGTCTCGCCTGATCTATGAGAAACAATAACATCCCAATTATTATCTTTACATAATTGAACAGCTTGTAGTGTTTCTGTTATTGTGCCGATCTGATTAGGTTTAATTAAAGCTGTTGTTGCACAATCATTTTCTATACCATGCCAAATTCGTTGTGAATCGGTAACAAATAAATCATCGCCTACCAACTTAACCTTTGATCCTATAACTTCCTTCATTGTTTTCCATCCATCCCAATCTACTTCAGATAACCCATCCTCAATCGAATAAATTGGATAACGAGAAACCAAAAAACTATACCACTCTATCAATTCATGTGATGTCATTTCAACTCCATACCATGTATACAAACCTGTTGCATCATTGTATAAATGAGAGGCAGCACTATCAAGAGATATCATTACATGATCACCTCTGTTAGATTTATCAATTGCTTCCATAAGTATATCAAATGGCTCATATTGATCTTTAAAAGAAGGTACAAATTCCCCTTCATAGCCACTAGACGTTATTTTTCCTTGGGTATGTAAAATTTCTTTTAAAGCATAAAAAACAGATACTCCTGTTTCCATAGCATCATAAAATGAAAGTTCTTGTGTTGGCACAATAAGTAATTCCTGTATCTGAACACCATTATCTGCGTGAAGGCCTCCTCCTAGCATGTTAAACATAGGACATGGTAAAGCGACATTAGAATAGCCAGAGAGGTGTGCAATTAATTCATATAACTCTAGTTCCTCTTTATAAGCTTGCGCTCTACACACAGCACTACTTACTGCAAGCATTGTATTTGCGCCAAGATGAGATTTATTATTTGTATCATCTAACTCTAGTAACTCAAGGTCAAAAGTAATTACATCCGGTATTCTATCACGTAAAACAGGTGCTATAATATCTTCAACAATACGAACTGCTTTTCGAACACCTAAACCCATCAACCGATCACCACCATCACGAAGTTCAATCGCCTCATTAGTACCGCATGAAATACCTGATGGAACTGATGAGGTCACTATCATGCCGTCACTCAAAATCACATCACATTCAATTGTTGGAATTGCCCGAGAATCGAAAATTTCACG
This region of Candidatus Babeliales bacterium genomic DNA includes:
- the eno gene encoding phosphopyruvate hydratase, translating into MTIRDIQAREIFDSRAIPTIECDVILSDGMIVTSSVPSGISCGTNEAIELRDGGDRLMGLGVRKAVRIVEDIIAPVLRDRIPDVITFDLELLELDDTNNKSHLGANTMLAVSSAVCRAQAYKEELELYELIAHLSGYSNVALPCPMFNMLGGGLHADNGVQIQELLIVPTQELSFYDAMETGVSVFYALKEILHTQGKITSSGYEGEFVPSFKDQYEPFDILMEAIDKSNRGDHVMISLDSAASHLYNDATGLYTWYGVEMTSHELIEWYSFLVSRYPIYSIEDGLSEVDWDGWKTMKEVIGSKVKLVGDDLFVTDSQRIWHGIENDCATTALIKPNQIGTITETLQAVQLCKDNNWDVIVSHRSGETNDSFIADLAVGVSASHIKAGGCSRGERLAKYNRLLRIEEGLLTF